A portion of the Nitrospirota bacterium genome contains these proteins:
- a CDS encoding phospholipase, which yields MERNFKAQILLIFFLIGFIAFSDASAKSRRHETSPPSFKGTTVLEDRNYFDVLLNHINNSKHEIIVSMYVFKTSGKSSNYADRIKVALIKASQRGVDVRVLLELEDEMGSSLNAGNEQTARELDRGGVKVFFDSPSKRTHVKAVVIDGRFTFIGSHNLTSSALQYNNELSLMIESEEVAGETGRYIEGIIARSKK from the coding sequence TTGGAAAGAAATTTTAAAGCACAAATATTATTAATATTTTTCCTAATCGGGTTCATTGCATTTTCAGATGCGTCTGCTAAATCCCGGCGGCATGAGACATCTCCACCTTCTTTTAAAGGGACTACAGTACTTGAAGATAGAAATTACTTTGATGTGCTGTTGAATCATATTAATAATTCAAAACATGAAATCATTGTCAGCATGTATGTGTTTAAAACTTCGGGTAAAAGTTCAAATTATGCAGACAGGATTAAAGTAGCCCTGATAAAGGCTTCTCAAAGGGGTGTTGATGTGAGGGTGTTGTTAGAACTTGAGGATGAGATGGGTTCATCACTTAATGCTGGTAATGAGCAGACTGCAAGGGAATTGGACAGAGGCGGTGTTAAGGTCTTTTTTGACTCACCATCAAAACGCACCCACGTAAAGGCTGTTGTGATTGACGGAAGGTTTACGTTCATAGGCAGTCACAACCTTACATCGAGTGCCCTTCAGTACAATAATGAACTCTCTCTGATGATTGAGTCAGAAGAGGTGGCGGGGGAGACGGGAAGGTATATAGAGGGGATCATAGCAAGAAGCAAGAAGTAA